The segment GCCGGCCGTATCGCCCTGGTGCACAACGGCATCATCGAGAACCACGAGGATCTGCGCCACGAGCTCAAGGCCAAGGGCTATGTCTTCACCAGCCAGACCGACACCGAGGTGATCGCCCATCTGGTGGACCATTTCTACAACGGCGATCTGCTGGACGCCGTGCAGCAGGCCCTGGCGCGCCTGCGTGGCGCCTACGCCATTGCCGTGTTCTGCCGCGACGAGCCGCAGCGCGTGATCGGCGCCCGCGAGGGCTCGCCCCTGGTGCTGGGCGTGGGTGAGCAGGAGAACTTCCTGGCCTCCGACGCCATGGCCCTGGCCGGCGTGACCGACCAGATCGTCTACCTGGAAGAGGGTGATGTGGTGGATCTGCAGCTGGGCCGCTACTGGGTCAGCCGTCGCCATGCCGAGAGCGGCCGTTTCGAGGCTCAGCAGCGCGAGGTCAAGACCGTGCATGCCCACAGCGGCGCGGCCGAGCTGGGCCCCTATCGCCACTACATGCAGAAGGAAATCTTCGAGCAGCCGGTGGCCATCGCCAACACCCTGGACGCCGTCACCGGCATCAGCCCCGAGCTCTTCGGCGACGGCGCCTACCGCATCTTCAAGGAGGTGGACTCGGTCCTGATCCTGGCCTGCGGCACCAGCTACTACGCCGGCTCCACCGCCAAGTACTGGCTGGAGAGCATCGCCAAGATCCCCACCAGCGTGGAGATCGCCAGCGAGTACCGCTACCGCGACAGCGTGCCCAATCCGCGCACCCTGGTCGTCACCATCAGCCAGAGCGGCGAGACCGCCGACACCCTGGCCGCGCTCAAGCATGCCCGCGCCCAGGGCATGGAGCACACGCTGACGGTCTGCAATGTGAGCACCAGCGCCATGGTGCGTGAGTGCAAGCTGGCCTACATCACCCGCGCCGGTGCCGAGATCGGCGTGGCCTCCACCAAGGCCTTCACCACCCAGCTGGTGGGTCTGTTCCTGCTGACCCTGGCCCTGGCCCAGACCCGCGGCCATCTCGACGAAGCCCGTGAGGCCGAGCACCTCAAGGCCCTGCGCCATCTGCCGGTGGCCGTGCAGGCCGTGCTGGCGCTGGAGCCCCAGGTCATTGCCTGGAGCGAAGAATTCGCCCGCAAGGAGAATGCGCTCTTCCTGGGCCGCGGCCTGCACTACCCGATCGCGCTGGAAGGCTCGCTCAAGCTCAAGGAAATCAGCTACATCCACGCCGAGGCCTATCCGGCCGGTGAGCTCAAGCACGGTCCCCTGGCCCTGGTGACGGCCGAGATGCCCGTGGTGACCGTGGCGCCCAATGACGCGCTGCTGGAAAAGCTCAAGAGCAATATGCAGGAGGTGCGCGCCCGCGGCGGCCAGCTCTTCGTGTTTGCCGATGCCGACACTGCCATCGAAAGCGAGACCGGCCTGCATGTGATCCGCATGCCCGAGCACTACGGTGCGCTCAGCCCCATCCTGCACGTGATCCCGCTGCAGCTGCTGGCCTATCACACCGCCTGCGCTCGTGGCACCGATGTGGACAAGCCTCGCAACCTGGCGAAGAGTGTGACGGTGGAGTGAGGCAAGACCTGACCCCGACTGTGCTCTGTGCGCCAGAAGGTCGAAAACACGCGACCTGATGGGCAAGTGGCCATGTACTGCCCGGCTTGGACAGGCGGGCGCTGAACTTTGCCGGGCAGCAGGCGCTTGATGCCTCGATGGCGTCGGGCGCTGCTGCCATCGCGGTTTCTAGGCTCGGCCTGGTCCGTGTGGAAGTCTCGGTTCTGGCCCGGTCCGCGGTCACGCATTAGGCGTTTCCGGCCTGGCGTGTTACGCTGCCCGCATAGATTCGCGCAAGACCGTTTTCTTCTAAGGTCTTAACTGCAGCCCCGCTGGCCTCCCCAAGGCCTCTTCTCGCGAGCGGCTCGCTACAGCTCCCCCCGGCTGATTGCACTTGAGTGTTTCTGTCTCCGAAAGCCATGTCGGCCTCGGAGGATCGTGTTCATCCATTCGATTCAAAGGAAATCTCATGACGATTCAGACCGGCACCGTGAAGTGGTTCGACGACGGCAAGGGCTTTGGCTTCATCGCCCCCGCCGATGGCTCCAAGGACCTCTTTGCGCATCATTCCGACATTCAGTCCAGCGGTGGCTTCCGCACCCTCGCCGAGGGCGCCAATGTTGAGTTCGAGGTGCGTCAGGGCGCCAAGGGCCCCCAGGCCACCAATATTCGCGCGCTGTAATCGCTGCGCGAAGACAGCTTGATCGGCCGGCACCGATGGTGCCGCCGCCTGACCGCGCGACGGCGGTCAGGTTGATCAAGCCCATCAAGGCGCACGCCTCAAACCCGATGCAGAACAACAGTATTGAGGTGGGGCGTTTCCTTGTCTCACCCATGACTTCGCGGGGTAGCGACGGACTTTTCGTTGCCTCAGTTTCCATTCGTTCCGGACGTGGCATGGCCAGCGTGGATCGCGTTATGCGATTCAAGGCGAGCTTCGCAACGCCGACGGCTGCACTGAGCTATGCCACGGTCGAAGGCAAAGCCTGGGCCGAGCAGCATTGATCAGCGCCCTGTGCGGGCCGATCCCGCCGGAACCATTCGCTAGCATGCGCTGCCTGTGTGGCGCTCCAGAAGGAGGGCCACCATGGCCAAGGAAGAACTGATCGAGATGCGCGGCCTGGTCAACGAGGTGCTGCCCGATTCGCGGTTCCGTGTGACGCTCGAGAACGGGCATCAGATCGTGTGCTACTCCGGCGGCAAGATGCGCAAGCATCGCATCCGCGTGCTCGCGGGCGACAGCGTGTCGCTGGAAATGTCGCCCTACGATTTGACCAAGGGCCGCATCACCTTCCGCCATATCGAGCGCCAGGGCTCGTCGCCTGCCCAAAGAGCGGTTCGCCGCTGAGCGGCCATCACGCCGCTGCTGAAGGGCGGAAGGGCGGCGCGCGGCAGGACGAGCCCGTTACGGGCCTGGGCGGCACGCTGCCCTGACCCAGGCCCCGGCGCAAACCCAGGCTCGTGCCGCCGGCCGGGCCATCACCAGGGCAGCGGCACCGCCTCGCCATTGGCCTTTTCGCCGTAGTAGAGCGAAGGCAGGAAGCGGGACAGGAAGCTGAACTCGGTGTAGCAATGCCGCATCAGGGCCAGTCCCAGCGCCTCGCTGGGCGCGTGGGCCGCGTCGCCCGCGGCACCCGCATCGAGGCCCAGCACAAAGCGGCTGCGCAGCACGCAGCCAAAGGGCGTGTCCTTGGTGACGTGCAGCATCTGCCCGCTCATCGGATCGCCATGAGGATCTAGCCTGACCTGATCGCCGAAGCCGATGCGTGCCGCCACGATGGCCGACACCTGCTGGCGGGCGAAAGCCTCGTCCACGGCCTGCGGCGCAAAGACCTGGCGCGGGTCATGAAACTTGAGCTTGGCGCTCACGGGCGGAATCTCCGCCAGGGATTCGACCGCCGAGATGCTGGCGCCGTAGTAGCTCTCACCGCGCCGCCAATGGGCGTCCCAGCCCCGGTGTTCGATGTGATCGGCCGGGTGCCACCACTTGATGTGCTGCGTGGTCTCGAAGAAGGTGAACCACCAGTCCAGCATCCTGCCCTTGCAGCCATGCAGGTCGGTGCGCACCGCCACCAGCAGGCTACCGTCCGCCTGACGCTGCACGCCCATCTCCAGGGGCATGGGTGCGGGATCGAGCAAGGCGCTGTGGTCGAGCCAGGGTGTGGCGAACTGGGACATGATCTGTTCCTTTCGTGAATGACGAGTGGGCATGATATTGGAAACGTTAAACGTTTCCAATATTGCTGCCTGCAGCTCGCACAGATCTATTGCCCATGAGCGAACCCACCCAAGCACGGCGCGGACGACCGCCGCGACCGGAAGAAGAGACGAGACAGGCGCTGCTGCAAAGCGCCATGGACGTGCTGCTGGAAGGCGGCTACGAGGCGGCCACGATGGAGGCCATTGCCAAGCGCGCCGCCGTGGCCAAGAAGACCGTCTACCGCTACGCGCCCAACCGCGAGGCCCTGATCGGCCTGGCGGTGCGCCAGTGGACGGATGGCTATGCGTCCACCCTGCAGATCGAGCCGCGCGATGCCGACGATGTGCTGACCACCCTGCGGGCGATCCTGGACGACATCTGCCGGCATGTGCTGTCCGACACCGCGGTGCGCGTATTCCGGCTGCTGAGCAGCGAGTTCCCCGGCAAGCCGGAGATCCTGGCGCATTACCAGCGCAACGGCATCGAGCGCGGCCAGACCCTGCTGGCCGACTGGCTGGCCAAGCAGGCCAGCAAGGGGCTTGTGCACGCGCCCGCGCCGGCCGAGCTGGCCACGGTCATTCTGGCCATGGCCGTGGCCGAGCCACTGCGCCAGCGAGCCCTGGGGCTGATGCCCGCGCCGCCCGAGGGCGGCGTTGGCGCTCATCTCGAGGCATGCATGCGCGTGCTGGCGCGGCTGCTGCGGCCCGCGGCCTAGCTCAGGGCACCGGATGCCCCATGCTCGCTTCCCAGACCCGGTACCAGTCCTCGGCGGCGAGATCCAGCGTGAGGGCCGCCAGGGCCTCCTGCAGGGCTGCCACCCGGCGGCTGCCGGCAATCGGCACCGGCCGGCTGGGGTGGCGCAGGATCCAGGCATAGGCCAGGGTGGCGCTGGACACGCCGTACTGCACCGCCAGCTGCGCCAGCACGGCCTGCACGCGCCGCGCCTGCGCGTCCTCGCCGGTGAAGAGGCGCCCGCCCGCCAGGGGCGACCAGATCATGGGCCGCAGGCCCAGGCTCAGGCACTGGTCCAGCGTGCCGTCGGCCAGCGCGCCCATCTGCAGGGGCGAAAGCTCTATCTGGTTGGTCACCAGGGGCAGGCATTCATGCAGCAGGCTCAGCTGCGAGGGCCGGTGATTGGACACGCCGAAGTGCAGCACCTTGCCCGCGCGGCGCAGGTCCGCCAGCGTGTCGGAAAGCGCCTGCGGATCCATCAGAAAGTCGGGGCGGTGAATCAGCAGCAGGTCCAGATGGTCGGTGCGCAGGGCCCGCAGCGAGGCGTCCACCGAGGCCTGCACATGGGCGCGCGAGGTGTCGTAGGAATTGAGGCCGTGGCCGGGCCGGGCGCCGGAGACCAGCTTGATGCCGCACTTGCTCACCAGCTGCATCTGCTGGCGCAGCGAAGGCTGCAGGGCCAGGGCCTCGCCAAACAGCTGCTCCACCGTGTAGCCGCCGTAGATGTCCGCATGGTCAAAACTGCTCACGCCCAGATCCAGGCATTGCTGGATCCAGCCCAGGCGCTGCTGCGGGCTGAAGCCCCAGTCCGCCATGCGCCAAGCGCCGGCCACGATGGGCGAGAGCTGCGGGCCTTGCGGCGCCAGCAAGACGGGGGAGGGCAGGGCGCGGGACGAAGCACTCATGGCAGGCGGGGTGAGCAGAAAAAGCGACCGGGCGATGCCGGGGCCGCCAGTGTGCCTGCACTTGGGCGCGAGTGCAGACCGTGGCTGGCGCCCACGGCACGGCTCGAATGCCCCGGGGCCTGCGCGGGGCATGGGGCCGCGGCATCATGCCGCCTATGAACTCGCCCAGCTCCCCGCCGCGGGCCAGCGTGCCCGCGGCCCAGCCCACGGTCTATTTCGATGGCGCCTGCCCCGTCTGCCGGCGTGAGATCGCCTACTACCAGCAGCAGGCCGGCGCCGAGGGCCTGTGCTGGGTGGACGCCGCCGCCTGCACGCCCGAGGCCCTGGGGCCGGATCTGGCCCGGCCTCAGGCCCTGGCCCGCCTGCATCTGCGCCATACCGATGGCCGCCTGATCCAGGGCGCGGCGGCTTTTCTGCACCTCTGGGCGGCGCTGCCGCGCACCGCCCGCTGGGCGCGCTGGGCCCTGGCCCGCCCGCGCCTGGTGGCGCTGCTCGATCTGGCCTACGAGGGCTTTCTGCACCTGCGCCGTCTGTGGCGCCCGCGCTCGGGCCGCTGAGTCGGTGAACCACCGTATGGACCGCATGATCGATGCCGTGAAGGCCGGGGCCGCCTCCAGCGCCCGCCCCGAGGAACTGGCCCGCTTCGACGCCTGGAGCGCCACCTGGTGGGACCCGCGCGGTCCCATGCGCCCGCTGCATGTGACCCAGGCCCTGCGCGGCGCCTGGGTCATGGAGGCCGCGCAGCGCCATTTCGGCCGCCCGCTGGCCGGGCTGCGGGTGCTGGATGTGGGCTGCGGTGGCGGGCTGATGAGCGAGGCCCTGGCCCGCGCCGGGGCCCAGGTCGTGGGCCTGGACGCCTCGGTCGGCAATATCGGCGCCGCACGTCGCCATGCCGCCGCCGATCCGGCGCTGCAAGGCCGGCTGGACTACCGCCACGGCGAACCCGCCCAGGTGCTGGACCCCGCGGAACGCTTCGACCTCGTGCTGGTGCTCGAGGTGGTGGAGCATGTGCGCGACGTGCCGGACTTCGTGGCCCAGATCGCCCGCAGCGTGGCGCCCGGCGGCCTGCTGGTGGCCTCCACCATCAACCGCAGCTGGCGCAGTTGGCTGCTGGCCATCGTGGTGGCCGAATACCTGCTGCGCGTGCTGCCCATCGGCACGCACCGCTGGTCGCAGTTTGTGCGGCCCGAGGAGCTGGTCGCCGCGGCCCAGGGCGCCGGCCTGCGCCCCCTGCAGCGCCTGGGCATGCGCTATCTGCCGCTGCTGCATCGCGCGCACTGGACGCGCGATCTCTCGGTCAACTACCTGCTGAGCTTCGAGCGGCCGGCCTGATCTCTCGCTCCTTCTTGGGCGAGCCAGTCGGCATGCGCCTCGTCCAGCAGCGCCTCCAGGTCGGCGGCCGCATGACCCAGCTCGCGGCGCGCCAGGCGGTCATCGGCGATCAGCGGGCTGCTCAGGATGCGCGCCAGGCCGGGCGTGATGGCCGGTGGGCGGCCGCTCAGGCGGGCGCCGGCATCGGCCAGGGCCGCCATCAGGCGCAGCAGGGCGGCCGGGGCACGCTGGCGGGGCGGCTGGGTGCCCACGCGGCGGGCCACCGCGGCAAAGCAGTCCAGATAGGACGCGTCGGCCCCGCCCAGCACATAGCGGCGCGCGGGCGCGGCCAGCTCGGCGGCGCGCAGATGGGCGCGCGCCACGGCCGCGGCGCTGCAGAAGCTGGCCCGACCGCCCGGCGTCGGGCCCGAGAGCCGGCCCTGGGCCGCCTGGTCGAACAAGCGTATCCAGCCCCGCCGGTCATGGCGGCCCAGCAGATGGCCCGGATGCAGGCTGCACACACTCAGGCCCCGCTGGGCGGCGGCATCCAGGGCCGCCTCGGCCTGTCGCTTGCTGTCCAGATAGGGATTGGCGCGGGTGGACCGCGCATCCAGCCAGGGGCTGAGCTCGCTGATGGGGCCCTGGCTGCCGTCGAACAGACCCAGGGTGGAACACATCAGCAGGCGCCGCGTTCCGCGGGCCTCGGCGGCCGCGATCAGGGTCTGGGTGCTGCCGAGGTTGTCGCGCACAAGGGCGGCGCGATCACCGCGCCAGCTGCTGGTGTTGCCGGCCAGATGGAAGAGGGCGTCCACGCCCCCGGGCAGGGCCGCGTGCACGGCCCGGGCGTCTTCCAACGCGCCCTGGGCCAGCACCAGGCCGGCCCGAGGCCGCAGCCAGGGCGGCGGCGCGCCGCGCAGCAGGGCATGCACCTGCCAGCCTTCGGCCAGCAGCAGCTCCAGCAGATGCCGGCCCAGGAAACCGCCGGCCCCGGTGAGGAAGGCGCGGGGCTGGGCGTGAGAGGGGCTGGGCTTCAATCGATACTCCTTGGACGGGTGAGGGAAAGGCATGCCGGCCAGTCTGGCGACCGCGGCCTGCCGCCTGCCATCGCCGCAACACCGAGCTGCACGCATGCAAGACCTGAACTGGGATGACCTGAAACTGCTGATCGCCGTGGCGCGCCACGCCTCGCTGCAGGAGGCCGGCCGCACCCTGGGCCTGGCCACCACCACGCTCTCGCGCCGGCTGGCCGGCCTGGAGCGCGCGGTGGGCGCCCAGCTCATCCATCGCAGCCACGCGGGCACCCGGCTCACGCCCGCCGGCCAGCGCCTGCTGGACGCCATTACCCCGCTGAGCCTGGCCCTGCAGGCCAGCCTGCGCGACAGCGCCGGGGCCGATGCCGCCATGGCCGGCCCGCTGCGCCTGGCCCTGGTGGAGGGTCTGCTGCCCCGGGTGATGGAGGCCATCCAGAGCTTTCGCCTCCAGCATCCCGGCGTGAGCTTCGAGCTGGACGGCGGCTTTCGCAGCGTGGACATGAGCCGCGGCGAGGCCGATCTGGCCCTGCGCACCCTGCGTCCGGCCTCCGAGGGCCTGGTGCTGCGCCGCGTGGGGCGCATCGCCTATGGCGTCTACCGCAGCAGTGCCGGCCCGCAGCCGCGCGGCGCCCTGGCGGCGCAGCTGGCGCGCAGCGAGGGTGTGCTGCTGGGCGGCGAGCAGCTGGGCCTGAAGGAGAGCCGCTGGCTGCGCGCCCAGGTGCGCGGCATTGCGCTGCAGACGCCCACGCTGGATTCCCTGGTGGATGCCGTGCGGCGCGGCATCGGCGTGGGCGTGCTGCCCGACGCCCTGGCCGCGGGCGATGCGGGCCTGCGCCGCCTGGGGGACTGCGAGGCCGTGCCGCACAAGACCTTGTGGCTGGTGATGAACCGGCGCAGCGCCCAGCTGGCGCGGGTGCGCGCCTTTGCCGACCATGTGAGCGCCCATCTGCGCGCGGTCCTGCCGGCCGAGGCCTGAACGCGCCGCTTGTGCGTCCAGCGCCCAGCGGCCTGCTGCGGCGCTGGGAGATCGCGGCGGCGCTAGCATGGCGTTCCAGCCCAGCCCTCGCGGCCCGCACACCCCATTCCATGACGATCTCCTCCTCCACCGTGGCCGCCGGCCCCGGGCCGGCCGCGCTGTGGCCCGTGCATCTCAAGCTGGTCGGCATGGCCGCGCTCTGGGGCGGCTCCTGGCCCTGCGGCCGGGTGCTGGCCCAGTCCCTGCCGCCGCTCACCGCCGCGGCCTGGCGCTTCGGCATCGCCCTGGTCCTGCTGCTGCTGTGGATGGCGGCCAGCGGCGGCTTTGCGCGCCTGCGCGCGCTCTCGGGCCGGCAATGGGCCGGCCTGGCGGTGGGCGGGGCTCTGGGCGTGTTCGGCTACGCGGTCTTCTTCATGCTGGGCCTGGCCCAGGTGGCGGCCGGCCGCGCGGCCCTGGTGGTGACCACCAATCCGGTGGTGACCACCCTGATCGCCGCCTGGTGGTTTGGCGAGCGCCTGAACTGGAAGATTGGTGCAGGCATGGCCCTGGCTGCGGCCGGCGCCCTGGTGGTGCTCACCCATGGCGCGCCCTGGACCCTGTTCAGCGGCAGCGTGGGCTATGGCGAGCTGCTGCTGCTGGGCTGCGTGGCCACCTGGGTGGGCTACACCCTGATGGGCCGGCGCCTGCTGGTGGGCATCGATGCGCTCACCACCACCACGGTCACCGCGGGCTTCGGCCTGGTGATGCTGGTGGCGGCTGCCCTGGCCGTCGAGGGCCCCGTCGCCTTCATGAGCCCGCTGCAGGCCAGCGCCTCGGTGTGGGCCACCCTGGGCTTTCTCGCCGCCGGTGCCACGGTGCTGGCCTATGCCTGGTACTTCGAGGGCGTGGCCGCTCTGGGCGCGGGTGCGGCGGCCGGCTATATCAGCCTGGTGCCGGTCTTCGGCGTGCTCTTCGCCACGCTCTGGCTCGGCGAGCCGCTGGAAGCCTCCATCCTGGTGGGCGGTGTGCTGGCCGTGGCCGGCATGGCGGTGATGAACCGCGCGCGGCGCTGAGGCCGCAGCTCACGCCTCAGGGCAGGGCCAGGCTGGCCGCCTGGGCCGGGGCATGGTGGCCGTCCAGCCGCGCGGCCAGGCGCCGGTCGCGCGCCTGCACAAACTCCGAGGGCTGCAGCCAGGCCACCAGGCGCTCGCGCTGGGCCAGGGCATCGCGCTCGCCCAGGTCCATCAGGGCGCGGGTGTAGTCGGGCTCGAAGAGCAGATAGCTGGCCAGGGCGGCGCCCTTGGCATGGCCCTGGCGCGCGCCCGCGGCCTGCAGCAGCAGGCGCACCGCGCGCGGCAGGGCGTCGATATGCCGGGCGGCGATCTCGTCCAGGCGCTCGCTGGGCGAGATCACCAGGGCCTCCACCGGCCGCAGCGGATGCTGCTGGCGCATCTCCGGCGTGAGCATGGCCAGGGTGCGGTTGATGCGCTCCATGCGCTCGATGTCCACCGCCAGCGCGTCCAGGAAGATGCTGGAGAGAGCGTGGCCGGCCACCTGGGCCAGGCTGGGGTAGCGGGCGTCGTCCGCCTCGTCCATCTGCGGCTCGTGCATGCGGCCGGCGCCGATGATGAGCAGCTGCTGCGCCCCGAGGTGGATGGCGGGCGAGAGCGGCGCGCTCTGGCGCATGGAGCCGTCGCCATACCAGGCGCCGCGGCCGGCGTGGTGCAGGCGCGTGGCGGGAAAGATGAAGGGAATGGCCGAAGAGGCCAGCAGATGCTCGTGCACCAGCATGGCCGGCGCGGCCAGGCGCTGCATGCGCACCCAGGGTGCGATGGGGCTGCGGCTTTGGTAGAAGCTCACATGGTGGCCGCTGCTGTAGCTGGAGGCCGTGACCGCCAGCGCATGCAGATGGCGCCGCGCCAGCATCAGTGGCAGGCGGTGCATGGGGATGAGCTCGCGGATCAGTGCGGCCAGCGGTGTGTTGTCCAGCAGGGAGCGCGGACGCCAGCGGTGCAGGGCCCAGCCCATGGACATCAGGGTGAGCCAGCGCGCGCCATTGCCCATCAGGGAGAGGCTGTCGCAGCGGTAGACCTGGTGGGCGCGGAAGTGGGACCAGGTCTGCACCAGGCGCTGCACGCCCAGCTCGAAGTCATCCGCATGGCAGGCCAGGGCCGCGCCGTTGATGGCGCCGGCCGAGGTGCCGGAGATCACGCCGAAGGGATTGCGGCGCCGCGCGGTCTCGCTCAGCAGCTCGCGGCGCAGCGCGGCGATGGCACGCAGCACGCCCACCTGGTAGGCGGCGCGGGCACCGCCGCCGCTGAGTACCAGGCCGGTCAGGGGCAGCTCGTATTTCATGTCCCGGCTCCTTGGGCAGTGCCGCGGGCGGCTAGAAGAGCTCAATGCGCGGTCCGTTGGCCACGGCCAGCTCCACCGGCCGGGGCTCATGCAGCGCGATCACCTCGGCGCTGGCCGCGGGCCGGTCGCTGCGGCGCTGGTCCCCGGCGGCCAGCACATGGGCCACGCGCTGGGCGTGCATCACATAGTCCTGGGTCCACAGTTGCAGCAGTTCCTCCAGCTGCACCGGCGGCGGCGGGGCCTGGCCGTCGATCAGCTGGTAGAGCTGGGCGAAGTGGGTGGACAGGCCGCCCAGCGCGTTGTTGATCTGCTCCAGCAGCTGGCGGTTGATGTCCTGGAACTGCATATCACCCAGGGTGTCGATGATGTCCGAGGTGATGCGGTCCACGCCGCCATCCATGTCCTGCGAGAGCTGGCCCAGATAGGGCACGACCTCGCCCAGGGTGCGGCTCATGGTCTGGATGTGCTGGGCGATCTCGTCCAGCTGGGCCGCGGCGCTCTCGCCCATATTGGCCTCCAGCTGGCTGGCCTCGTGCGAGATGGCCTGGGCCGCCTGGCCGATGCCCGCATTGATCTGCTTGGCGGCCTCGGCCGTCTGGGTGGACAGGCGCCGCACCTCGGCCGCCACCACCTTGAAGCCCGCGCCCTCGGGGCCGGCGCGCGCGGCCTCGATGCCGGCATTGAGGGCGAGGAGGTTGGTCTGGAAGGCGATGTCCGAGATCATCTCGGCCAGCGGGGCCAGATGCCGCACCTGCTCGGCCGAGGCGCGCACCCGGTCCAGCAGGTTCTGGCGCGTCTGCTCGAACAGGGCCTGGTGACGCGCCAGCTGGCTCACCGCGGCGGCATGCTGGTCGGCCTGGCTCAGGCTGTCGGACGAGAGCTGCTCGGAGCGCGCCACCGCGGCCACGATGCGGTTGTGCAGATCGCCGGTCTCGCGGTGCACGCGGCTCAGGCGCTCGCCCATGTCCAGCACCGCGGTCTCCGAGGTCTGGATGGTGGCGTTGACCTGCTGAGTCAGCACCGCAAAGGCCTGCTGCAGCGAGGAGATGTCCTGGGTCACGAGGGCCGTGGGGAAGGCGGCAGCCTCGGCCTCGGCATGGCGGCGGCGCCATGAGCGCCAGCTGCGCAGGCCGTAGCCGGCGACCAGGCCCGCGCCGGCCCAGGCCAGGGGCAGCAGCGAGCCCTGGCAGCCCTGCTGCGCGGCCTGACCCAGGCCCAGCAGGGCCAGGGGTGTGGCCGCCATCAGCAGCAGGGGCAGGGGGCGGCGCCAGAAGCCTGGCGGGGCTGGCGTGGCGGCGGGCGCCGCGATGGGGTCTTGCTTGTCGTCCATGGTGGCACGCTCCCTGATCAGGCGCCCGGCAGCACCTGCCGGATCACTTGCAGCAAATCATTGCCGCCCACGGGCTTGACCAGCCAGCCGGTGGCGCCGTTGCGCTTGGCCTCGTCGCGCTTGTGCTGCTGGCTCTCGGTGGTGAGGGCCAGGATGGGCGTGAAGCGCAGCAGGCGCCGCGTCTCGCGGATCAGGGCCAGGCCGTCGAGCTTGGGCATATTGATGTCGGTGATCATCAGGTCGGGCTTGTAGCCGCCTTGCAGACGCTCCAGCGCGGCGCTGCCGTCGCTGGCGGTCTCGACCTCGAAGCCGCTGATCTGCAGGGTGTTGCGCAGGCTCATCAGCATGGTGGCCGAGTCGTCCACCAGAAAAATCTTCTTGCTCACGATGCACTCCTCGTGGAGGTGGCGGTGGGGGTGGGGGTGGGGGTGGGGTGGCCCAGGCCCAGCACCTGGCAGAGTCGGGGCGTGGGCGGGGCGGTCTTGATGGCGGGGCGCAGGGCCAGAAGGGTCTGCAGCACGGCGGTGTGCAGGCTCTCGCAGCGGCCCAGGTCCAGGCTGCGGCGGCGACCGGCGCGCAGCCATTGCTGCAGGCCTTCGGCGTCTTCGGCGCCCACATGGCCCTCCAGGCGGGCCAGGGTCTTGAGGTAGTGGATGGCCATCAGAGCAGCTCC is part of the Shinella sp. XGS7 genome and harbors:
- a CDS encoding NAD-dependent epimerase/dehydratase family protein; translation: MKPSPSHAQPRAFLTGAGGFLGRHLLELLLAEGWQVHALLRGAPPPWLRPRAGLVLAQGALEDARAVHAALPGGVDALFHLAGNTSSWRGDRAALVRDNLGSTQTLIAAAEARGTRRLLMCSTLGLFDGSQGPISELSPWLDARSTRANPYLDSKRQAEAALDAAAQRGLSVCSLHPGHLLGRHDRRGWIRLFDQAAQGRLSGPTPGGRASFCSAAAVARAHLRAAELAAPARRYVLGGADASYLDCFAAVARRVGTQPPRQRAPAALLRLMAALADAGARLSGRPPAITPGLARILSSPLIADDRLARRELGHAAADLEALLDEAHADWLAQEGARDQAGRSKLSR
- the infA gene encoding translation initiation factor IF-1 codes for the protein MAKEELIEMRGLVNEVLPDSRFRVTLENGHQIVCYSGGKMRKHRIRVLAGDSVSLEMSPYDLTKGRITFRHIERQGSSPAQRAVRR
- a CDS encoding TetR/AcrR family transcriptional regulator; protein product: MSEPTQARRGRPPRPEEETRQALLQSAMDVLLEGGYEAATMEAIAKRAAVAKKTVYRYAPNREALIGLAVRQWTDGYASTLQIEPRDADDVLTTLRAILDDICRHVLSDTAVRVFRLLSSEFPGKPEILAHYQRNGIERGQTLLADWLAKQASKGLVHAPAPAELATVILAMAVAEPLRQRALGLMPAPPEGGVGAHLEACMRVLARLLRPAA
- the ubiG gene encoding bifunctional 2-polyprenyl-6-hydroxyphenol methylase/3-demethylubiquinol 3-O-methyltransferase UbiG, which translates into the protein MKAGAASSARPEELARFDAWSATWWDPRGPMRPLHVTQALRGAWVMEAAQRHFGRPLAGLRVLDVGCGGGLMSEALARAGAQVVGLDASVGNIGAARRHAAADPALQGRLDYRHGEPAQVLDPAERFDLVLVLEVVEHVRDVPDFVAQIARSVAPGGLLVASTINRSWRSWLLAIVVAEYLLRVLPIGTHRWSQFVRPEELVAAAQGAGLRPLQRLGMRYLPLLHRAHWTRDLSVNYLLSFERPA
- a CDS encoding thiol-disulfide oxidoreductase DCC family protein yields the protein MNSPSSPPRASVPAAQPTVYFDGACPVCRREIAYYQQQAGAEGLCWVDAAACTPEALGPDLARPQALARLHLRHTDGRLIQGAAAFLHLWAALPRTARWARWALARPRLVALLDLAYEGFLHLRRLWRPRSGR
- the glmS gene encoding glutamine--fructose-6-phosphate transaminase (isomerizing), which codes for MCGIVGAVSQRNIVPILIEGLKRLEYRGYDSCGVAVHQSGELKRARSTSRVAELDAAVAEDAIASGTGIAHTRWATHGAPAVHNAHPHFSHGPGADANTATAGRIALVHNGIIENHEDLRHELKAKGYVFTSQTDTEVIAHLVDHFYNGDLLDAVQQALARLRGAYAIAVFCRDEPQRVIGAREGSPLVLGVGEQENFLASDAMALAGVTDQIVYLEEGDVVDLQLGRYWVSRRHAESGRFEAQQREVKTVHAHSGAAELGPYRHYMQKEIFEQPVAIANTLDAVTGISPELFGDGAYRIFKEVDSVLILACGTSYYAGSTAKYWLESIAKIPTSVEIASEYRYRDSVPNPRTLVVTISQSGETADTLAALKHARAQGMEHTLTVCNVSTSAMVRECKLAYITRAGAEIGVASTKAFTTQLVGLFLLTLALAQTRGHLDEAREAEHLKALRHLPVAVQAVLALEPQVIAWSEEFARKENALFLGRGLHYPIALEGSLKLKEISYIHAEAYPAGELKHGPLALVTAEMPVVTVAPNDALLEKLKSNMQEVRARGGQLFVFADADTAIESETGLHVIRMPEHYGALSPILHVIPLQLLAYHTACARGTDVDKPRNLAKSVTVE
- a CDS encoding DAPG hydrolase family protein, which translates into the protein MSQFATPWLDHSALLDPAPMPLEMGVQRQADGSLLVAVRTDLHGCKGRMLDWWFTFFETTQHIKWWHPADHIEHRGWDAHWRRGESYYGASISAVESLAEIPPVSAKLKFHDPRQVFAPQAVDEAFARQQVSAIVAARIGFGDQVRLDPHGDPMSGQMLHVTKDTPFGCVLRSRFVLGLDAGAAGDAAHAPSEALGLALMRHCYTEFSFLSRFLPSLYYGEKANGEAVPLPW
- a CDS encoding aldo/keto reductase family oxidoreductase codes for the protein MSASSRALPSPVLLAPQGPQLSPIVAGAWRMADWGFSPQQRLGWIQQCLDLGVSSFDHADIYGGYTVEQLFGEALALQPSLRQQMQLVSKCGIKLVSGARPGHGLNSYDTSRAHVQASVDASLRALRTDHLDLLLIHRPDFLMDPQALSDTLADLRRAGKVLHFGVSNHRPSQLSLLHECLPLVTNQIELSPLQMGALADGTLDQCLSLGLRPMIWSPLAGGRLFTGEDAQARRVQAVLAQLAVQYGVSSATLAYAWILRHPSRPVPIAGSRRVAALQEALAALTLDLAAEDWYRVWEASMGHPVP
- a CDS encoding cold-shock protein, producing MTIQTGTVKWFDDGKGFGFIAPADGSKDLFAHHSDIQSSGGFRTLAEGANVEFEVRQGAKGPQATNIRAL